One region of Peptococcaceae bacterium 1198_IL3148 genomic DNA includes:
- a CDS encoding YcdB/YcdC domain-containing protein translates to MPKKKIIGLSASCLAAGLLLFNPLAEAETKVIAESLPLSNAIGERAPVEVAEAKMPLDKAIEKAKQTFNIGEDYDKFNSNLSTYNGKTHWELSWNRSAEPEGSIVVRINAVTGEIASMDNWQNQPNNLSGLPQYNYGQAGKLAAEWALKLAPNHYSATKLTPDEQLPYHNLTNRGPIEYSYYFHRVVNGVPYKENSIAVRINADTGQLVGYNFNWEDNKTFPGTTNIINANQAAAVLKDNVKLTYFQPQNSKENNQVKLVYQVPRGAGLFIDAHSGKVINEPSYYTHDWAIGGLGAMSKEAEQSLSPAEQAEVEKLNNLISEESALKIAKKSVKIPSDAKLMESRLTENHLSGQKMWHFNWNNDHGSLNITIDAATGELSSFNNWLNRENIDNNEKPKYTLAQAQQIAADFIKQQQPQRFKSVELDDSVNYGVIPYEKPYPISHRIGYVRMVNGIPFPSNGFDVQVNLYTGEIINYNMNWWDADFPKPTNVLGTDRAAATFMADDGLVLDYVTLNHSTNNPKVYLAYHLKERPSFTIDAISGQYLDWQGKPLAAEQTTKFTDIAGHPAADAINTLAAAGILKSSDNKFYPDKNITKMDALTWLVASRDRYQLERPLEDMQKNVVDAAIRMGIIEREEAKDLDQELTRLEYAKLMINFLDYDGAAKLNDIYLLTSKDANKVPANLKGYVALSLGLGLQTENNGNYNPQDTIPRGYAAVSLLRLLQVTK, encoded by the coding sequence ATGCCTAAAAAAAAGATTATCGGTCTGTCCGCCAGTTGCTTAGCTGCGGGGTTGCTGTTGTTTAATCCGCTGGCCGAAGCCGAAACAAAGGTAATTGCAGAGTCACTGCCCCTGTCCAACGCCATCGGAGAGAGGGCGCCAGTGGAAGTTGCCGAGGCAAAAATGCCGTTGGACAAAGCAATAGAAAAGGCCAAACAAACCTTCAATATTGGCGAAGATTATGACAAGTTTAACAGCAATTTAAGTACCTATAACGGCAAAACGCATTGGGAGCTATCTTGGAACCGCAGCGCTGAACCGGAGGGCTCCATTGTGGTGCGCATTAATGCCGTCACCGGGGAAATTGCCAGCATGGATAATTGGCAAAACCAACCAAATAACCTATCGGGACTACCCCAGTATAACTATGGGCAGGCTGGCAAATTGGCTGCTGAATGGGCGCTAAAACTGGCCCCCAACCACTACTCAGCCACCAAATTAACCCCGGATGAGCAGCTGCCCTACCACAATTTAACTAATCGCGGGCCCATTGAGTACAGTTATTATTTCCACCGGGTGGTTAACGGTGTACCCTATAAAGAAAACAGTATTGCGGTACGCATTAATGCAGACACCGGTCAACTGGTGGGCTATAACTTCAATTGGGAAGACAACAAGACCTTCCCCGGTACAACCAACATCATTAACGCCAACCAAGCGGCAGCTGTTTTAAAGGACAATGTAAAGTTGACATATTTTCAACCCCAAAACTCAAAGGAGAATAACCAAGTAAAACTTGTTTACCAGGTGCCCAGGGGCGCTGGACTATTTATAGATGCCCATAGCGGTAAAGTCATTAACGAACCCAGTTATTACACCCACGACTGGGCTATAGGTGGTTTAGGGGCCATGAGTAAAGAAGCAGAGCAAAGCCTTTCCCCCGCTGAACAAGCCGAGGTGGAAAAACTGAATAATTTAATTAGCGAAGAAAGTGCACTGAAGATAGCAAAAAAATCTGTCAAAATTCCCAGTGACGCTAAGCTAATGGAAAGCCGTCTGACGGAAAACCACCTTTCGGGCCAAAAAATGTGGCACTTTAACTGGAACAACGATCATGGGTCGCTGAATATCACCATTGATGCGGCAACCGGTGAGTTGTCATCCTTTAACAACTGGCTGAACAGAGAAAATATCGATAATAATGAAAAGCCTAAATATACCCTAGCCCAAGCCCAACAAATCGCTGCAGATTTTATTAAACAACAACAACCCCAGCGCTTTAAAAGCGTCGAGCTGGATGACAGTGTAAATTACGGCGTGATACCTTATGAAAAGCCATACCCAATCAGCCATCGGATTGGCTATGTGCGCATGGTTAACGGTATTCCCTTCCCCAGCAATGGCTTTGACGTGCAAGTCAACTTATATACTGGTGAAATAATTAATTACAACATGAATTGGTGGGATGCCGACTTCCCTAAACCAACCAATGTCCTGGGCACCGACCGAGCCGCTGCCACATTTATGGCCGATGACGGTCTAGTTTTAGACTATGTCACTCTAAACCACAGTACCAATAACCCGAAGGTCTATTTGGCCTATCATTTAAAGGAGCGCCCCTCCTTTACCATTGATGCCATCAGCGGCCAATACTTAGATTGGCAGGGTAAACCGCTGGCCGCTGAACAAACCACTAAATTTACCGACATTGCTGGCCATCCAGCGGCAGATGCCATTAACACTCTGGCCGCCGCCGGAATTCTAAAAAGTAGTGACAATAAGTTTTATCCCGATAAAAACATTACCAAAATGGATGCCTTAACTTGGCTGGTGGCCAGCCGGGACCGCTATCAGTTGGAAAGACCCCTTGAAGATATGCAAAAAAATGTGGTGGATGCCGCCATCCGTATGGGCATAATTGAAAGGGAAGAAGCCAAAGATTTGGATCAAGAACTCACCCGCTTGGAATACGCCAAACTGATGATTAATTTCTTAGACTACGATGGCGCTGCCAAGTTAAATGATATTTATCTACTAACCAGCAAAGATGCCAATAAAGTACCGGCCAACCTCAAGGGTTATGTCGCCCTAAGCCTTGGCCTAGGCCTGCAAACGGAAAACAACGGCAACTACAACCCCCAGGACACCATTCCCCGCGGTTACGCCGCGGTCTCACTGCTGAGATTGTTGCAGGTTACTAAGTAA
- a CDS encoding DUF4367 domain-containing protein, translated as MITSITFLPNEGIAINSKIFNNIKLLLTGKVQSHEVSFTAEEKESTLNQLKPEVKRALMGAEYEVLLPVGLLDKYSIDEVTVEKHGKLQEIEFLLIAADNRTTRVRQVNVIDGIKQGISYDTDDAIMKDVNIRGQQATLVVNIKHNMAMLSWVDRDIFITISGKITEDEIIELASYTTRVKVN; from the coding sequence TTGATTACGTCCATAACCTTTCTGCCCAATGAAGGTATCGCAATAAATAGCAAGATTTTCAATAACATAAAATTGCTGCTTACCGGAAAGGTTCAATCGCACGAAGTTTCCTTTACTGCGGAAGAAAAGGAAAGCACGCTCAACCAGTTAAAGCCGGAGGTTAAACGCGCTTTGATGGGGGCTGAATATGAAGTTTTATTGCCAGTTGGTTTGTTGGATAAGTATTCAATAGATGAGGTTACCGTTGAAAAGCATGGCAAATTGCAAGAAATTGAATTTCTACTTATCGCCGCAGATAACCGTACCACTAGGGTTAGGCAAGTTAACGTCATCGACGGTATCAAACAAGGTATCTCTTACGATACTGACGATGCCATTATGAAAGATGTTAACATCAGAGGCCAGCAGGCAACGCTGGTGGTGAATATAAAACATAACATGGCTATGTTATCGTGGGTTGATCGAGATATTTTTATTACTATTTCCGGTAAAATAACCGAAGACGAAATTATAGAGCTAGCCAGTTACACGACCAGAGTTAAAGTTAACTAA
- a CDS encoding NFACT RNA binding domain-containing protein has protein sequence MPYDGLVMAAVGSELKDKLIGARIEKIYQPLREELAITVSKPKERYKILISANATNARIHTTASSKPNPATPPLFCMVLRKHLEGGRILAVSQPGLERVLHLTIDTRDELGRSAPKTLVVEVMGKHSNIILIDNQSNCIIDGIKRYSHAISRHREVLPGREYVAPPEQQKHSPLGLTEERFFALITQAELDAKLTDILLSTFDGFSPRMCRELVYRCDLPLDLTLNHCGEYELRLLWQHFSTIGRALDKEEFAPSLVFNRDGTPKDFAAFELTQFKNEKIVHGDMNLLLDTFYTHRDYQQQLQAKKQSLLTILNRDLSRLKNKLPKYQKSLNEADRGEDYRLYGDLITAHMYQLTKGLSQVELVNYYDPEQKSITVPLDKQKTPAQNAQAYFKKYVKAKSTLEAVTEQLQQAKEELNYLESVDTTIRQATTLEDLEEIKLEMAAQGYLKLEEKKGGKKDKKRDKPQPLPFTSSDGFTILVGKNNRQNDYLTMRYAKENDLWLHTKDIPGSHVIIRTEGKPVPNQTLEEAAILAAFHSKAKQSKQVPVDYTYVKHVHKPNGAKPGMVIYENQQTVFVTPDEGVVARLTTSDH, from the coding sequence ATGCCTTACGATGGATTGGTCATGGCTGCCGTAGGCAGCGAATTAAAAGATAAATTAATTGGTGCCAGAATAGAGAAGATTTATCAACCACTGAGGGAAGAACTGGCCATCACCGTCAGCAAACCTAAGGAACGTTACAAAATTTTGATCTCAGCCAACGCCACCAACGCCCGCATACATACCACCGCCAGCAGCAAGCCCAACCCCGCAACGCCACCGCTTTTCTGCATGGTTTTGCGCAAACACCTGGAAGGGGGGCGAATTTTAGCTGTTTCCCAACCGGGCTTAGAAAGGGTATTGCATTTAACAATTGATACCCGAGACGAATTGGGACGTTCTGCCCCCAAAACGCTGGTGGTGGAAGTGATGGGTAAACACAGCAACATCATTTTAATTGATAATCAAAGCAACTGCATAATAGATGGCATTAAGCGCTATTCCCATGCCATCAGCCGGCACCGGGAGGTGCTACCCGGCAGAGAATACGTTGCCCCTCCGGAACAGCAAAAGCACAGTCCGCTGGGCTTAACAGAAGAACGTTTTTTTGCCTTGATTACCCAAGCTGAACTAGACGCCAAGTTGACCGATATTTTGCTCAGCACCTTTGATGGCTTCTCCCCCCGCATGTGCCGGGAGCTGGTTTATCGTTGCGATTTACCCTTAGATTTGACGCTAAATCACTGCGGAGAGTATGAATTGCGGCTGTTGTGGCAACATTTTTCCACCATTGGCAGGGCGCTGGATAAAGAGGAATTCGCCCCCAGTTTAGTGTTTAATCGGGACGGTACCCCCAAGGACTTTGCCGCCTTTGAACTAACTCAATTTAAAAACGAAAAAATTGTACATGGTGACATGAACTTGCTACTGGATACCTTTTACACCCATAGGGATTACCAACAGCAACTGCAGGCTAAAAAACAATCGCTGTTAACAATCCTTAACCGCGACCTCAGTCGATTAAAAAATAAATTGCCCAAATATCAAAAAAGTTTAAATGAAGCCGACCGGGGTGAAGACTACCGCCTTTATGGTGACTTAATTACCGCCCACATGTATCAATTAACCAAAGGCCTGTCCCAAGTAGAACTGGTGAACTATTATGACCCAGAGCAAAAAAGCATCACCGTTCCCTTAGACAAACAAAAAACACCAGCTCAAAACGCCCAGGCTTATTTTAAAAAATATGTCAAGGCCAAAAGCACTTTGGAAGCGGTAACTGAGCAGTTGCAACAAGCCAAAGAGGAACTCAACTACCTGGAAAGTGTTGATACCACCATTCGCCAAGCAACAACATTAGAAGATTTAGAAGAAATTAAGCTGGAAATGGCTGCCCAGGGTTACTTAAAACTGGAGGAAAAAAAGGGTGGCAAAAAGGACAAAAAACGTGATAAACCCCAACCACTGCCATTTACGTCCAGCGACGGCTTTACCATTCTGGTGGGCAAAAATAACCGGCAAAACGATTATCTAACCATGCGCTATGCCAAAGAGAATGACCTGTGGCTGCACACCAAAGATATTCCTGGTTCCCATGTAATCATTCGCACCGAAGGCAAGCCAGTGCCCAACCAAACCTTAGAAGAAGCAGCAATTTTAGCCGCCTTCCACAGCAAAGCCAAGCAGTCTAAACAGGTGCCGGTGGACTATACCTACGTTAAGCACGTACACAAACCCAACGGAGCCAAACCGGGCATGGTGATTTACGAAAACCAACAAACAGTATTTGTTACACCGGACGAGGGCGTAGTGGCCAGGTTAACAACCAGTGATCATTAA
- a CDS encoding calcium-transporting P-type ATPase, PMR1-type yields the protein MGGRWHTMGREEVVDKFDSNRDKGLDAKEAKERLKHLGLNQLVSAPKDPPWVMFLNQFKDFMVLVLIAATIVSGFLHEWADAITIMIIVIVNAILGFIQEFRAEKSMEALKEMTAPEAKVIRNGVESKIHASELVPGDVVLLESGDKVPADLRLLQTVNLEVEESALTGESLPVKKQAEKMVEQENIGLGDTCNMAYMGTVVTRGRAKGLVVATGMATEMGHIAGMMQQVTEEVTPLQRRLAQLGKYLVSFCLLVCALVVVLGVMRGEPAYNMFMAGVSLAVAAIPEGLPAIVTIALAIGVQRMVKRKAIIRKLPAVETLGCATVICSDKTGTLTQNKMTVRRLVMAEAEVEVTGEGYNPRGDFNFVKGKDEKEFDLLLKAAALCNNATLVKGNISIGGLLRKLSSQPKEWQINGDPTEGALMVAAAKRGVWRSHLEKDEARLVELPFDSDRKRMTVIYQNKKWEKTAYVKGAPDVVLDLCTHFYQNGQIRPLTSSVKQSMLWHNAKMADDALRVLAVAVRELPVNMDDFSETNVERDLVFVGLAGMIDPPRPEALQAVLTCKRAGIKTVMITGDHQLTARAIGAELGLLGRNGTVMTGVELDAIDDDELQRQAEQVAVYARVSPKHKLRIVRALKSNGHVVAMTGDGVNDAPAVKEADIGVAMGKTGTDVTKEASAMVLADDNFKTIVDAVEEGRGIYDNIRKFIRYLLSCNVGEVLVMFLAVLAGLPLPLVPIQILWMNLVTDGLPAMALGVDPADRDVMNRPPRHPQESVFSHGLAWRILGSGTVIAIGTLMAFCIGLFWGDEALARTMAFNTLVFFQLFYVFICRSEHHSLLEIGLFSNPFLLAAVAISTTLQLMVVYLPFLQPVFKTVPLEPMHWLVVLAISFTPPFLSTVTMHAKRRLRRHVTYLKA from the coding sequence ATGGGTGGACGCTGGCATACCATGGGGCGTGAAGAAGTGGTTGACAAGTTTGATTCCAACCGGGACAAGGGGTTGGATGCCAAGGAAGCCAAAGAAAGATTAAAACATTTGGGGCTAAACCAGCTGGTTAGTGCCCCCAAAGATCCGCCGTGGGTAATGTTCCTTAATCAGTTTAAAGACTTTATGGTGTTGGTTTTAATTGCCGCCACCATTGTCAGTGGTTTTTTACACGAATGGGCCGATGCCATTACCATTATGATCATTGTAATTGTCAATGCCATTTTAGGCTTTATTCAAGAATTCCGGGCTGAAAAGTCCATGGAAGCCCTAAAGGAAATGACCGCGCCAGAGGCCAAGGTGATTAGAAACGGTGTAGAAAGCAAAATCCATGCCTCAGAACTGGTACCCGGAGATGTGGTACTGTTGGAATCTGGAGACAAAGTGCCAGCAGACCTGCGGTTGTTGCAAACGGTCAATTTAGAGGTGGAAGAATCGGCGCTGACCGGTGAATCGCTGCCGGTGAAAAAACAGGCAGAGAAGATGGTCGAGCAGGAAAACATTGGTTTAGGCGATACCTGCAATATGGCCTACATGGGTACCGTGGTGACCCGAGGGCGAGCCAAAGGGTTGGTGGTGGCCACCGGCATGGCAACGGAAATGGGTCACATTGCCGGCATGATGCAACAGGTTACCGAAGAAGTAACACCGCTGCAGCGGCGGTTGGCCCAACTGGGCAAATACCTGGTCAGTTTCTGTCTACTGGTTTGTGCTTTGGTGGTGGTGCTGGGGGTAATGCGGGGAGAACCGGCCTACAATATGTTTATGGCTGGGGTGAGCTTGGCGGTGGCGGCTATTCCCGAGGGATTACCAGCCATTGTGACCATCGCACTGGCCATTGGCGTGCAGCGGATGGTAAAACGAAAGGCCATTATTAGAAAGCTACCAGCGGTGGAAACGTTGGGTTGTGCCACGGTAATTTGTTCCGACAAAACCGGTACTTTAACCCAAAACAAAATGACAGTGCGCCGATTGGTGATGGCCGAGGCGGAAGTGGAGGTAACCGGCGAAGGTTACAATCCCCGGGGAGATTTTAATTTTGTCAAAGGTAAAGATGAAAAGGAATTTGATTTGCTGCTGAAGGCAGCGGCCCTGTGTAACAACGCTACGCTGGTAAAGGGCAATATCAGCATTGGTGGGCTGTTGCGCAAGTTATCTAGCCAACCTAAGGAATGGCAGATAAACGGTGACCCCACCGAGGGGGCGCTTATGGTGGCGGCAGCCAAAAGGGGGGTTTGGCGGTCCCATTTGGAAAAGGATGAAGCTAGGCTGGTGGAATTGCCCTTTGATTCTGACCGCAAGCGGATGACTGTAATTTATCAGAATAAAAAGTGGGAGAAAACCGCTTACGTCAAAGGGGCACCGGACGTGGTGTTGGATCTGTGTACTCACTTTTATCAAAATGGCCAAATTAGACCATTGACCAGTAGCGTGAAACAAAGTATGCTTTGGCACAATGCCAAAATGGCCGATGATGCCCTGCGGGTGCTGGCGGTGGCGGTGCGGGAACTGCCGGTCAACATGGATGATTTTAGCGAAACCAATGTCGAACGGGATTTGGTGTTTGTGGGCTTGGCGGGGATGATCGATCCGCCCCGGCCGGAAGCCCTGCAAGCGGTGCTGACCTGTAAGCGGGCCGGCATTAAAACGGTGATGATTACTGGTGACCATCAGTTAACCGCCCGGGCCATCGGCGCCGAACTGGGGCTGTTGGGCCGAAACGGTACCGTGATGACCGGAGTGGAACTGGATGCAATAGATGATGATGAACTGCAGCGGCAGGCGGAACAGGTGGCGGTGTATGCCCGGGTGTCACCGAAACACAAATTGCGCATTGTGCGGGCTTTAAAGAGTAATGGTCATGTGGTGGCCATGACCGGTGACGGGGTCAATGATGCTCCGGCGGTGAAAGAGGCCGACATCGGGGTGGCCATGGGTAAAACCGGCACCGATGTGACCAAGGAAGCCTCGGCCATGGTGTTGGCAGATGATAACTTTAAAACCATAGTGGACGCGGTAGAAGAGGGGCGCGGCATTTACGACAACATCAGAAAATTTATCCGCTACCTGTTGTCCTGTAACGTCGGTGAGGTGCTGGTGATGTTTCTGGCGGTGTTGGCGGGGTTGCCGTTACCACTGGTGCCCATTCAAATCTTGTGGATGAACCTGGTTACCGATGGCCTGCCGGCCATGGCGTTGGGAGTAGACCCGGCAGATCGGGACGTAATGAATCGCCCGCCCCGGCATCCCCAGGAAAGCGTATTTTCCCATGGTTTGGCTTGGCGGATATTGGGCAGTGGCACAGTGATTGCCATCGGCACACTGATGGCCTTTTGCATCGGATTATTCTGGGGTGACGAGGCATTAGCTCGGACAATGGCCTTTAATACACTGGTGTTTTTCCAATTGTTCTATGTGTTTATCTGCCGGTCGGAGCATCACTCATTGTTAGAAATTGGTCTCTTTAGTAATCCGTTTTTGTTAGCAGCGGTGGCAATTTCCACAACACTGCAGTTAATGGTGGTATATTTGCCCTTCCTGCAGCCAGTATTTAAAACGGTACCTTTGGAACCAATGCACTGGCTGGTGGTGCTGGCCATTAGCTTTACGCCACCATTTTTAAGCACGGTTACAATGCACGCTAAAAGACGGCTTAGACGGCATGTTACTTATTTGAAAGCCTAA
- a CDS encoding rhodanese-like domain-containing protein: MLFALGVILLLQFTPVRGLRTLTGQLFKQELKQNENNILIDVREPAEYQEGYISGAINIPLSQFKARINEISPDKPIFLYCRSGHRSKRAARIMSKNGFENIVHLQGGIRSWDGNIKKGKRPKH, encoded by the coding sequence TTGTTGTTTGCCTTAGGTGTAATTCTGCTTTTGCAATTTACTCCGGTTAGAGGACTAAGAACCTTAACTGGTCAGCTATTTAAACAAGAATTAAAGCAGAATGAAAATAATATCCTGATTGATGTTCGGGAACCTGCTGAATATCAAGAAGGATATATCAGCGGAGCAATCAATATTCCTTTGTCTCAATTTAAAGCTAGAATAAATGAGATTTCTCCGGACAAGCCTATCTTTCTTTACTGTCGCAGTGGACATAGAAGTAAAAGAGCAGCCCGTATTATGAGCAAAAATGGCTTTGAGAATATAGTTCACCTGCAAGGTGGCATTAGATCTTGGGATGGAAACATTAAAAAAGGTAAGCGCCCCAAACATTAG
- a CDS encoding O-acetyl-ADP-ribose deacetylase — MDNNQEIKLTNRLSLIESDITTLKVDAIVNAANESLLGGGGVDGQIHRAAGPGLLAECRKLNGCPTGEAKITGGYNLPAKWVIHTPGPIWRGGEFQEERLLANCYRNSLHLAVEHGVKTIAFPMISAGVYRFPMEKAINIAITEIKKFLQIDKSLDKVYMVLYRRSPEEMMKLIK, encoded by the coding sequence ATGGACAATAACCAAGAAATAAAATTAACCAACAGGCTTAGCTTAATAGAATCTGATATAACAACACTAAAGGTGGACGCTATAGTTAATGCTGCCAATGAATCTTTGCTTGGTGGTGGAGGTGTGGATGGACAAATACACCGGGCAGCAGGACCCGGACTATTGGCAGAGTGCCGCAAACTAAATGGTTGCCCTACTGGTGAAGCTAAAATCACCGGTGGTTATAACTTACCTGCTAAATGGGTCATTCACACTCCTGGTCCAATTTGGCGGGGTGGAGAATTTCAAGAGGAAAGATTATTGGCTAATTGTTATAGGAATTCACTACACCTGGCAGTGGAGCATGGCGTAAAAACAATTGCTTTTCCGATGATTAGCGCAGGGGTATACAGATTCCCCATGGAAAAGGCCATTAACATAGCGATAACGGAAATAAAAAAGTTTTTGCAAATAGATAAATCTCTTGATAAGGTTTATATGGTTTTATACCGAAGATCTCCCGAAGAGATGATGAAGTTAATCAAATAG
- a CDS encoding DNA alkylation repair protein: protein MEEENTTYNELINAFLKSRNPDQAIQMAAYMKNNFPFLGIKKPQRAALGKDFIKNAKKQKIINWDFIDRLWVMPEREFQYLAIDYLLALKDYLQKDDIDNIKFLVETKPWWDTVDTLASNITGVLCLKYPELINSHILKWAESNNIWLVRVAILFQLKYKEKTDQELLSLIIKQNSNTTEFFINKAIGWVLREYSKTNKEWVKEFIASNPLHPLSVKEGSKYLD, encoded by the coding sequence ATGGAAGAAGAAAATACTACATATAACGAACTGATTAATGCATTTCTTAAGAGTAGAAATCCCGACCAAGCAATTCAAATGGCTGCTTACATGAAAAACAACTTTCCCTTTTTGGGTATTAAAAAGCCCCAGCGGGCAGCACTGGGTAAAGATTTTATTAAGAACGCAAAAAAACAGAAAATAATTAACTGGGATTTTATTGACAGACTATGGGTTATGCCGGAGCGTGAGTTTCAGTATTTGGCCATCGATTATTTGCTGGCTTTGAAAGATTATTTGCAGAAGGATGATATTGATAATATTAAATTTTTGGTAGAAACAAAACCCTGGTGGGACACCGTTGACACTTTGGCCAGTAACATCACTGGGGTGCTATGTCTTAAATACCCAGAACTAATCAACAGCCATATTTTAAAGTGGGCAGAAAGCAACAATATTTGGCTTGTTAGGGTTGCCATTCTGTTTCAGTTAAAATATAAAGAGAAAACCGATCAGGAATTGCTTAGTTTAATAATTAAACAAAACAGCAATACCACAGAGTTTTTTATTAACAAGGCTATTGGCTGGGTATTAAGGGAGTATTCTAAAACCAATAAAGAATGGGTTAAGGAATTTATCGCCAGCAACCCGCTGCACCCGCTGAGTGTAAAAGAAGGCAGCAAATATTTAGATTAG
- the cas6 gene encoding CRISPR-associated endoribonuclease Cas6 — MKLRLCLTLTSQEPQILLPIHYNHYIQAAIYNNISSELARFLHERGYIYKNRSFKFFTFSRLLGKYKINNLDKTITFYPPLKLYIASPIPEFCTSIMNCILGEGKIRIYDVWVEVNNISVDKPTIESDSAILNIISPVVTYSTFNKPSGGKYTCYYQPGEKQFASQIEENLRKKYIAYYNRPAPTEKINIELLNKPHMNITTYKNTVIKGYSCKIKLYGPRELLQVAVDAGLGAKNSQGFGCVELEGRD, encoded by the coding sequence GTGAAATTGCGTTTATGTCTTACTCTTACCAGCCAAGAACCGCAAATATTATTACCAATACACTATAATCATTATATTCAAGCGGCAATCTATAACAACATATCTTCAGAATTAGCAAGGTTCTTACACGAACGAGGGTACATATATAAAAACAGAAGTTTTAAATTTTTTACTTTTTCTCGATTGCTGGGTAAATACAAAATCAATAATTTAGACAAAACCATTACTTTTTATCCCCCACTAAAGCTGTATATTGCATCCCCGATTCCAGAATTTTGTACATCTATCATGAACTGTATACTCGGTGAAGGAAAAATTCGTATATATGATGTTTGGGTTGAAGTTAACAACATTAGCGTTGATAAGCCAACCATAGAAAGTGATAGCGCTATACTAAACATCATTTCGCCAGTTGTTACTTACAGTACCTTTAATAAACCTTCCGGTGGGAAATATACATGTTACTATCAGCCTGGGGAAAAGCAATTTGCATCTCAAATTGAAGAAAACCTGCGCAAAAAATATATTGCTTATTACAACCGACCTGCCCCAACAGAAAAAATAAACATAGAACTGCTGAACAAACCGCACATGAATATAACGACCTATAAAAACACAGTCATTAAAGGGTATAGCTGCAAAATAAAACTTTATGGCCCACGAGAACTACTGCAAGTGGCAGTTGATGCTGGTTTAGGGGCTAAAAACTCCCAGGGATTTGGTTGTGTTGAATTAGAAGGGAGGGATTGA